CGCTCCGCGGGCAGGATCCGGTAGGCGGGGATGGTGCGGACCAGGTCGAGGTAGCGGGTGGCGTCGTACCACTCCGTCCACGAGTAAGAGCGCTCGTCGAGGTCGGTGAAGCGCGGGTCGCCGGAGAGCAGGTGCTGGACCTCCTCGTTCCTGACCGGTGTGTCCTGGTGCGAGCTGTAGCTGCTCACGCCGTGGCGGTGGTCCACCTCGGCGAGGGTGGCCCGCAGGCCGGGGTCGGTGACGAGGTAGTGGTTCCAGAAGAGCGCCAGCGCGCCGGAGGGGGCCAGTGCCGCGTGCGCCAGGTCCCAGCGGCGCTCGGGGTCCACCCAGTGCCACGCCTGGGCCGAGTACAGCAGGGCGAAGGGCCGATCAGGGGTGTAGTCCTCGAAGATCCCGATCTCCACCCGGACGCCGGGGCACTTGGCCGCCAGGGCCGCCGCCATCCTCGCGTCGGGCTCGACGCAGGTCAGGTCGATCCCGCGAGCGGCGAAGGCGGCCGTGGCCTTGCCCGTCCCCGCCCCCACCTCCAGCACCGGGCCGTCGGGGGCGTACTCCAGGACCTCGGTCACGAGCCGGTCGGGATAGCCGG
The nucleotide sequence above comes from Nonomuraea gerenzanensis. Encoded proteins:
- a CDS encoding class I SAM-dependent methyltransferase, which translates into the protein MAVDRERSVVFGQAVELYEAARPGYPDRLVTEVLEYAPDGPVLEVGAGTGKATAAFAARGIDLTCVEPDARMAAALAAKCPGVRVEIGIFEDYTPDRPFALLYSAQAWHWVDPERRWDLAHAALAPSGALALFWNHYLVTDPGLRATLAEVDHRHGVSSYSSHQDTPVRNEEVQHLLSGDPRFTDLDERSYSWTEWYDATRYLDLVRTIPAYRILPAERREPLLAELASVLGDGVEMTFVTDLTLVRRAPA